The proteins below come from a single Carnobacterium divergens DSM 20623 genomic window:
- a CDS encoding lytic exoenzyme target recognition domain-containing protein, translating into MEKIWRVLGLTFGLSLLSITGLLFNDFKAEAAAYDSNYINFIPSAESNMEAINIVTKDGNSENIPFPLENLTTEQPNQSNRIATRAALKVYRANDYKEMYGFYQWRINELVPVGFNWYDNGIPSSVTKGFGQALTFNSGKITDTGAGAWQYGYYWRQFSTAQGTFWASVWDKNDLLY; encoded by the coding sequence ATGGAAAAAATATGGAGAGTACTAGGTTTAACTTTTGGTTTATCATTATTAAGTATCACTGGATTATTATTTAATGATTTTAAGGCTGAAGCAGCTGCGTATGATAGTAATTATATAAATTTCATACCAAGTGCTGAATCAAACATGGAGGCTATTAACATAGTTACTAAAGATGGAAATTCAGAAAATATCCCTTTCCCATTAGAAAATTTAACCACAGAACAACCAAATCAATCGAATAGAATAGCAACACGTGCTGCTTTAAAAGTTTACAGAGCCAATGATTATAAAGAAATGTATGGATTCTATCAATGGAGAATAAATGAGCTAGTTCCTGTAGGCTTTAATTGGTATGACAATGGTATTCCATCATCAGTTACAAAAGGATTCGGCCAAGCCTTAACTTTTAACTCTGGTAAAATTACAGATACTGGGGCAGGTGCATGGCAATATGGTTATTACTGGCGTCAATTTAGTACTGCTCAAGGTACTTTTTGGGCATCTGTATGGGATAAAAATGATTTGCTTTATTAG
- the dnaN gene encoding DNA polymerase III subunit beta: MKFSIKRSEFLKSLADVQRAISSRTTIPILTGIKIQASEEGLTLTGSDSDISIEAFIPVEDEKNNLTIDQAGSIVLQARFFSEIVKKLPDEMMQIEVLDHFQTLITSANASFTVNGLDANNYPHLPVIDTQETFSLPINLFKQIIGQTVIAISTHESRPILTGVNMVIENGKLLAVATDSHRLSQRIIPLEVSSALADQKYNIIIPGKSLIELSRTLDERHENIEMMITENQVLFKTENMYFYSRLLEGYYPDTARLIPESAATEIVFNASSLLGSIERASLLSHEGKNNVVKISISPELVEISGNSPDVGNVKEELAYISVEGESIDLSFNPDYMKDALRTFGQTDIRIKFTSPVRPFILVPSEDNQNFIQLITPVRTF, from the coding sequence ATGAAATTTTCAATTAAACGAAGTGAATTTTTAAAAAGTTTAGCTGATGTACAAAGAGCTATCTCATCAAGAACAACCATTCCAATTTTGACTGGAATTAAAATTCAAGCTTCTGAAGAAGGATTAACATTAACCGGAAGTGATTCAGATATTTCCATTGAAGCCTTTATTCCTGTCGAGGATGAAAAAAATAATTTAACCATCGATCAAGCAGGTAGCATTGTGTTGCAAGCTCGCTTCTTTAGTGAAATTGTAAAAAAACTTCCTGACGAAATGATGCAAATTGAAGTTCTTGACCATTTCCAAACGTTAATTACTTCTGCCAATGCTTCTTTTACTGTTAATGGATTAGATGCAAACAACTATCCTCATTTGCCAGTCATCGATACGCAAGAAACATTTTCGTTGCCAATTAATTTATTTAAACAAATTATTGGACAAACGGTTATTGCTATTTCAACTCATGAAAGTCGCCCTATTTTAACGGGAGTTAATATGGTCATTGAAAATGGCAAATTGCTAGCAGTTGCTACCGACAGTCATCGTTTAAGTCAACGAATTATTCCACTTGAAGTAAGCTCAGCATTAGCAGATCAAAAATACAACATTATCATTCCAGGGAAAAGTTTGATTGAATTATCAAGAACTTTAGATGAACGTCATGAAAATATTGAAATGATGATTACAGAAAATCAAGTTTTATTTAAAACTGAAAATATGTATTTCTATTCTCGTTTATTAGAAGGGTATTACCCAGATACAGCTCGTTTGATTCCTGAATCAGCTGCAACAGAAATTGTTTTTAACGCAAGTTCATTATTAGGTTCGATTGAACGCGCGTCATTGCTATCTCACGAAGGTAAAAATAACGTTGTTAAAATTTCAATTTCACCTGAATTAGTTGAGATTTCTGGAAATTCGCCAGATGTTGGGAATGTAAAAGAAGAATTAGCTTATATTTCAGTTGAAGGTGAGTCGATTGATTTATCGTTCAATCCAGATTATATGAAAGATGCTTTAAGAACTTTTGGTCAAACGGATATCCGAATTAAATTTACATCACCTGTTCGTCCCTTTATTTTGGTTCCAAGTGAAGACAATCAGAACTTTATCCAATTGATTACTCCAGTTCGTACATTTTAA
- the gyrB gene encoding DNA topoisomerase (ATP-hydrolyzing) subunit B, translated as MKALAQEYDASQIQVLEGLEAVRKRPGMYIGSTSGQGLHHLVWEIVDNSIDEALAGFATEIKVIIEEDDSITVIDDGRGIPIGIQAKTGRPAVETVFTVLHAGGKFGGGGYKVSGGLHGVGSSVVNALSSVLDVKVYKDGQIHYQEFHQGKVVDDLKVIGETERHGTTVHFIPDPTIFTETTTFEFEKLSTRVRELAFLNKGLRISIEDKRVEHETLREFHYEGGIKSYVEHLNHNKNVLFDEPIYIEGEQQGIVVEAAMQYTDGYHTSLLSFANNIHTYEGGTHESGFKTALTRVINDYARKNKLMKENEENLTGEDVREGLTAVVSIKHPDPQFEGQTKTKLGNSEARTITDRLFSAHFDKFLMENPQVARRVVEKGILASKARLAAKRAREVTRKKSGLEISNLPGKLADCSSKDPKISEIFIVEGDSAGGSAKQGRSRLFQAILPIRGKILNVEKASLDKILANEEIRSLFTAMGTGFGGDFDISKARYHKLVIMTDADVDGAHIRTLLLTLFYRYMRPVVEAGYVYIAQPPLYQVRQGKKVVYLDSDLELENYLKEIPAQPKPVIQRYKGLGEMDAEQLWETTMDPESRSMLQVTVDDAIEADEVFEMLMGDRVEPRRKFIEDNAVYVQNLDI; from the coding sequence ATGAAGGCATTAGCACAAGAATATGATGCTAGCCAAATTCAAGTTTTAGAAGGTTTAGAAGCGGTTAGAAAACGTCCTGGGATGTATATTGGTTCAACTAGTGGACAAGGTCTGCACCATTTAGTTTGGGAAATCGTTGATAACTCAATTGATGAGGCATTAGCTGGTTTTGCAACTGAAATCAAAGTCATTATTGAAGAAGATGACAGTATCACCGTTATCGATGATGGACGCGGAATTCCAATTGGGATTCAAGCAAAAACAGGTCGTCCAGCCGTTGAAACAGTTTTTACAGTCTTACATGCAGGTGGTAAGTTTGGCGGAGGCGGATACAAGGTTTCTGGCGGACTTCACGGGGTAGGTTCTTCTGTTGTAAATGCGTTATCAAGTGTTCTTGACGTTAAAGTTTACAAAGACGGTCAAATCCATTACCAAGAATTCCATCAAGGAAAAGTGGTCGATGATTTAAAAGTAATTGGTGAAACAGAGCGCCATGGAACAACTGTCCATTTTATTCCAGATCCAACGATTTTTACTGAAACAACTACCTTTGAATTTGAAAAATTATCTACTCGTGTTCGTGAATTAGCATTCTTAAACAAGGGCTTGAGAATTTCTATCGAAGATAAACGTGTTGAGCATGAAACTTTACGTGAATTCCATTATGAAGGTGGAATCAAGAGTTATGTTGAACACTTAAACCACAATAAAAATGTATTATTTGATGAACCTATTTACATTGAAGGCGAACAACAAGGAATTGTTGTGGAAGCTGCAATGCAATATACAGACGGCTACCATACAAGTTTATTGAGTTTTGCTAACAACATTCACACCTACGAAGGCGGTACACACGAGTCTGGATTTAAAACAGCTTTAACTCGTGTCATCAATGATTATGCACGTAAAAATAAATTGATGAAAGAAAACGAAGAAAACTTAACGGGTGAAGATGTTCGTGAAGGATTGACAGCTGTTGTCTCAATCAAACATCCAGATCCACAATTTGAAGGTCAAACGAAAACTAAGTTAGGAAATTCAGAAGCGCGTACTATTACGGATCGTCTATTTTCTGCTCATTTCGATAAGTTCTTGATGGAAAACCCACAAGTAGCTCGTCGCGTTGTTGAAAAAGGGATTTTAGCTTCAAAAGCTCGTTTAGCTGCTAAAAGAGCCCGTGAAGTAACCCGTAAAAAGAGTGGCTTAGAAATCAGTAATTTACCAGGTAAATTAGCCGATTGTTCAAGCAAAGATCCTAAAATCAGCGAAATCTTTATTGTCGAAGGAGATTCAGCCGGCGGTTCTGCTAAACAAGGTCGTTCACGCTTATTCCAAGCGATTTTACCGATTCGTGGGAAAATCTTAAACGTAGAAAAAGCTTCCCTAGACAAAATTTTAGCAAACGAAGAAATTCGTTCGTTATTTACGGCAATGGGGACAGGATTTGGTGGCGATTTTGATATTTCCAAAGCACGTTACCACAAGCTTGTCATCATGACCGATGCCGATGTCGATGGCGCGCATATCAGAACCTTGCTATTAACTTTGTTCTATCGCTATATGCGTCCAGTCGTTGAAGCAGGTTATGTTTACATTGCACAACCACCTTTGTATCAAGTTCGACAAGGGAAAAAAGTGGTCTATTTAGATTCTGACTTAGAGTTGGAAAATTACCTAAAAGAAATTCCAGCACAACCAAAACCTGTAATTCAACGTTATAAAGGTCTTGGAGAAATGGATGCGGAACAACTTTGGGAAACGACAATGGATCCAGAAAGCAGATCGATGCTACAAGTAACTGTCGATGATGCAATTGAAGCAGATGAAGTTTTTGAAATGTTAATGGGTGACCGTGTTGAACCAAGACGTAAATTTATTGAAGACAATGCAGTTTACGTTCAAAACCTAGATATCTAG
- the ssb gene encoding single-stranded DNA-binding protein, with product MINRVVLVGRLTKDADLRYTSNGAAVASFTVAVNRQFTNQSGEREADFINCVAWRKTAETLANFTRKGSLVGVEGRIQTRSYDNQQGQRVYVTEVVVDTFSLLESKSVSEQRQSHDGNSSAPTTNQNTSYSGGSSSNNQYQSGGYQQNSANNSTNNQSTAPKQQYQNFERNDDPFATSGQQIDISDDDLPF from the coding sequence ATGATTAATAGAGTTGTTTTAGTTGGAAGATTAACTAAAGATGCTGATTTGCGATATACTTCAAATGGCGCAGCGGTTGCCTCATTTACAGTTGCGGTGAATAGACAATTTACGAACCAAAGCGGTGAAAGAGAAGCTGATTTTATCAACTGTGTTGCTTGGAGAAAAACTGCTGAAACTCTAGCTAATTTTACCCGAAAAGGTTCTTTAGTTGGTGTGGAAGGCCGTATTCAAACGCGTTCTTATGATAATCAACAAGGGCAACGTGTATACGTTACTGAAGTTGTTGTTGATACGTTTTCATTATTAGAGTCAAAATCTGTTAGTGAACAACGTCAAAGTCATGATGGAAATAGTAGTGCTCCTACAACTAATCAAAATACTAGTTATTCTGGTGGAAGTAGTAGCAACAACCAATACCAAAGTGGTGGTTATCAACAAAATTCAGCTAATAATAGCACGAATAATCAATCAACAGCTCCTAAACAACAATATCAAAATTTCGAGAGAAATGATGATCCATTTGCAACAAGTGGACAACAAATTGATATCTCAGATGATGATTTACCATTCTAA
- the recF gene encoding DNA replication/repair protein RecF (All proteins in this family for which functions are known are DNA-binding proteins that assist the filamentation of RecA onto DNA for the initiation of recombination or recombinational repair.), giving the protein MHLEEIKLANYRNYETADVSFSEGINVFLGENAQGKTNLMEAIYVLAMTRSHRTSNDKELIHWQEDFARLTGRIQKKNTSFPLEITISSKGKKAKFNHLEQKKLSDYIGKLNVILFAPEDLSLVKGSPSVRRKFLDMEMGQMSPIYLHHLVNYQHILKQRNNYLKQLMLKKAKDLTFLEVLTEQLATHGAAILQERFLFVQKLESWAKPIHAEISRQKEELQIEYQCTITATDKADKDQLYLDLLAAFEKVKKRELDQGSTLVGPHRDDLKFIVNQQNVQTYGSQGQQRTTALSVKLAEIDLMKEMTDEYPLLLLDDVLSELDDERQTHLLKAIENKVQTFLTTTSLDGIKKNMLEAPRVFHVTDGHVEMESE; this is encoded by the coding sequence ATGCATTTAGAAGAAATTAAATTAGCTAATTATCGCAATTATGAAACAGCTGATGTGTCCTTTTCAGAAGGAATCAATGTTTTTCTTGGAGAAAATGCCCAGGGAAAAACGAATTTGATGGAGGCCATCTATGTTTTAGCAATGACAAGAAGTCATCGGACTTCAAATGATAAAGAGTTAATTCATTGGCAAGAAGACTTTGCTCGTTTAACAGGGCGCATTCAAAAGAAAAATACTTCTTTTCCGTTAGAAATTACGATTTCAAGCAAAGGAAAAAAAGCCAAATTTAACCATTTAGAGCAAAAAAAACTCAGTGATTATATTGGGAAGTTAAACGTTATTTTATTTGCTCCAGAGGATTTGTCACTGGTAAAGGGATCGCCTTCTGTTCGTAGAAAATTTTTAGACATGGAAATGGGACAAATGAGCCCAATCTATTTACATCATTTGGTGAATTATCAGCATATCTTAAAACAACGAAACAATTACCTAAAACAATTGATGCTAAAAAAAGCGAAGGATTTAACCTTTCTTGAAGTGCTAACCGAGCAACTGGCTACTCATGGTGCAGCTATTTTGCAAGAACGCTTTTTGTTTGTTCAAAAATTAGAAAGCTGGGCAAAACCAATCCATGCTGAAATATCCAGACAAAAAGAAGAGCTACAAATTGAGTATCAATGTACCATCACGGCCACCGACAAGGCGGATAAAGATCAGCTTTATTTGGATTTATTAGCGGCCTTTGAAAAAGTAAAAAAACGCGAATTAGATCAAGGCAGCACATTAGTTGGGCCTCACCGCGATGATTTGAAATTTATAGTCAATCAACAAAACGTGCAGACGTATGGTTCCCAAGGTCAGCAACGGACAACAGCCTTAAGCGTTAAGCTGGCAGAAATTGATTTGATGAAAGAAATGACAGATGAGTATCCCTTGCTTTTATTAGACGATGTATTGTCAGAATTAGATGACGAACGTCAAACACACTTACTAAAAGCAATTGAAAATAAAGTTCAAACTTTTTTAACCACTACTAGTTTGGATGGAATCAAGAAAAATATGTTAGAAGCACCTCGTGTTTTTCACGTAACAGATGGTCATGTAGAAATGGAGAGTGAATAA
- the rpsR gene encoding 30S ribosomal protein S18, translating to MAQQRRGGRKRRKVCYFTANHIDHIDYKDTELLKRFISERGKILPRRVTGTCAKHQRKLTIAIKRSRIMGLLPFVTAE from the coding sequence ATGGCTCAACAACGCAGAGGCGGACGTAAGCGCCGTAAAGTTTGTTATTTTACAGCAAACCACATTGACCATATCGATTACAAAGATACTGAACTATTAAAACGTTTTATCTCTGAAAGAGGAAAAATTTTACCTCGTCGTGTTACTGGTACTTGTGCTAAACACCAACGTAAATTAACAATTGCTATCAAACGTTCTCGTATTATGGGATTATTACCATTCGTAACAGCTGAATAG
- the gyrA gene encoding DNA gyrase subunit A, whose amino-acid sequence MAEEFKEKIAQKNLTEEMRTSFLDYAMSVIVARALPDVRDGMKPVHRRILYGMNELGVTPDKAYKKSARIVGDVMGKYHPHGDSAIYESMVRMAQPFSYRSTLVDGHGNFGSVDGDGAAAMRYTEARMSKIAVEMLRDINKNTVDYQDNYDGSEREPEVLPARFPNLLVNGATGIAVGMATNIPPHNLSEVISALHILMNDPDATTADLMEVLPGPDFPTGGLVMGKSGIRRAYETGRGSIMIRAKVDVEIRKNGKERIIVNELPYMVNKAKLVERIAELAREKRIEGITDLTDESDRDGMRVVIDVRRDVSASVVLNNLYKLTPMQTSFGFNMLAIVNGVPKVLSLKSILTHYLEHQEIVIRRRTQFDKQKAEARAHILEGLRIALDHIDEIIKIIRGSKTGDVAKTELIERFGLSDKQAQAILDMRMVRLTGLEREKIEAEYNDLIELITDLADILGSSQRIHTIIETELLEIQEKYGDPRRTELLVGEVLSLEDEDLIEEEDIVITLTHNGYIKRLPNNEFRAQRRGGRGVQGMGMHDDDFIENLVSCSTHDTLLFFTNNGKVYRAKGYEIPEYGRTAKGIPAINLLGIDSGEKIQAIINVKGKSEEDTYLFFTTLKGVVKRTSVSAFSNIRSNGLKAIVLREDDELMNVCVTNGEQNVIIGTHLGYAVSFDENTVRDMGRSASGVRGIRLREDDYVVGMDVLKADSEVLVITENGYGKRTKASEYPIKGRGGKGIKTANITEKNGKLAGLTTVNGDEDIMLITNTGVIIRFEVDSVSQTGRATLGVRLIRVGEDAIVSTMAKVEAEPIEEETATEEKPVQNDEA is encoded by the coding sequence ATGGCTGAGGAATTTAAAGAGAAGATTGCACAAAAAAATCTGACAGAAGAAATGCGTACCTCGTTTTTAGATTATGCAATGAGTGTAATCGTAGCGCGTGCGTTGCCAGATGTTAGAGATGGGATGAAACCCGTTCATCGTCGTATTTTATATGGGATGAACGAACTTGGAGTAACACCTGATAAGGCCTATAAAAAATCAGCTCGTATTGTCGGAGACGTTATGGGGAAATATCACCCACATGGCGATAGTGCGATTTATGAATCAATGGTACGGATGGCTCAACCCTTTAGTTATCGTAGTACCTTAGTTGACGGACACGGAAACTTTGGTTCTGTCGATGGTGATGGTGCCGCTGCGATGCGTTATACCGAAGCAAGAATGTCTAAAATTGCTGTTGAAATGTTACGTGATATCAATAAAAATACAGTTGATTATCAAGATAACTATGATGGCTCGGAACGTGAACCAGAAGTGCTACCAGCACGTTTTCCTAACCTTTTAGTCAATGGTGCAACAGGGATTGCGGTTGGGATGGCAACGAATATTCCGCCACATAATTTATCAGAAGTTATTTCTGCGTTGCATATTTTGATGAACGACCCAGATGCAACAACAGCCGATTTGATGGAAGTGTTACCTGGACCTGATTTCCCAACTGGTGGATTGGTCATGGGTAAATCTGGCATTAGACGCGCATATGAGACTGGTAGAGGCTCGATTATGATTCGTGCTAAGGTTGATGTCGAAATACGTAAAAATGGCAAGGAACGCATTATAGTGAACGAATTGCCTTATATGGTTAACAAAGCTAAATTAGTTGAACGTATTGCTGAATTGGCTCGTGAAAAACGAATTGAAGGTATTACCGATTTAACCGATGAGTCCGATCGTGATGGTATGCGTGTGGTTATCGACGTTAGACGTGATGTTAGTGCAAGTGTTGTCTTAAATAATCTATACAAATTGACACCAATGCAAACTTCTTTTGGTTTTAATATGCTAGCGATTGTTAACGGTGTCCCAAAAGTATTGAGTTTAAAATCCATTTTAACCCACTACTTAGAGCATCAAGAAATCGTTATTCGTCGTCGTACTCAATTTGATAAACAAAAAGCTGAAGCAAGAGCTCATATTCTCGAAGGTTTACGAATTGCGTTAGATCACATTGATGAAATCATTAAAATTATTCGCGGTTCAAAAACGGGTGATGTGGCTAAAACAGAATTAATCGAGCGTTTCGGTTTATCTGATAAACAAGCACAAGCAATTTTAGATATGCGAATGGTTCGTTTAACTGGTTTGGAACGTGAAAAAATTGAAGCTGAATACAATGACTTAATTGAATTAATTACAGATTTGGCAGATATTTTAGGAAGCAGTCAACGAATTCATACGATTATTGAAACAGAACTACTAGAAATTCAAGAAAAATATGGCGATCCTCGTCGTACAGAATTGCTTGTAGGAGAAGTTCTTAGTCTAGAAGATGAAGATCTGATTGAAGAAGAAGATATCGTGATTACTTTGACTCATAATGGCTACATCAAACGTTTGCCAAACAATGAATTTAGAGCGCAACGTCGTGGTGGGCGTGGTGTTCAAGGAATGGGGATGCACGATGATGATTTCATCGAAAATCTTGTTTCTTGTTCAACACATGATACGTTATTATTCTTTACCAATAACGGAAAAGTATACCGTGCCAAAGGCTATGAAATTCCTGAATACGGCCGTACAGCGAAAGGAATTCCAGCAATCAACTTACTAGGAATTGATTCTGGCGAAAAAATCCAAGCGATTATCAACGTTAAAGGAAAATCAGAAGAGGACACCTATCTATTCTTTACAACTCTTAAAGGTGTTGTAAAACGTACATCTGTAAGTGCCTTTTCTAATATTCGCAGCAATGGACTAAAAGCGATTGTCTTACGTGAAGACGATGAATTGATGAATGTTTGTGTAACCAATGGCGAACAAAATGTGATTATCGGAACTCATTTAGGCTATGCGGTTAGTTTCGATGAAAACACAGTTCGTGATATGGGACGAAGCGCAAGTGGTGTTCGTGGAATTCGTTTACGTGAAGATGATTATGTTGTTGGAATGGACGTTTTAAAAGCTGACTCAGAAGTATTAGTAATTACTGAAAATGGTTACGGAAAACGTACTAAAGCTAGCGAATATCCAATTAAAGGTCGTGGCGGTAAAGGAATCAAGACAGCTAACATTACCGAGAAAAACGGTAAATTAGCAGGCTTGACAACTGTTAATGGAGACGAAGACATCATGTTGATAACAAACACAGGTGTCATTATCCGTTTCGAAGTAGACTCAGTGTCACAAACAGGTCGTGCAACATTAGGTGTTCGTTTGATTCGTGTTGGGGAAGACGCAATCGTGTCAACAATGGCAAAAGTGGAAGCAGAACCAATTGAAGAGGAAACCGCAACAGAAGAAAAACCTGTTCAAAATGATGAAGCTTAA
- the rpsF gene encoding 30S ribosomal protein S6, giving the protein MSQTAKYEIMYIIRPNIEEAAKAAVVERFDTILKDNGAEVIESKDWAKRRLAYEIKDFREGIYHIVKLTATDAAAINEFDRLAKISDDIIRHMVIREEV; this is encoded by the coding sequence ATGAGTCAAACAGCAAAATACGAAATTATGTACATTATCCGTCCGAACATTGAAGAGGCAGCTAAAGCAGCTGTTGTTGAACGCTTCGATACTATCTTAAAAGATAATGGCGCTGAAGTGATCGAATCTAAAGACTGGGCGAAACGCCGTTTAGCTTACGAAATTAAAGATTTCCGCGAGGGAATTTATCATATCGTGAAGTTAACTGCAACTGATGCAGCGGCTATCAATGAATTTGATCGTCTAGCTAAGATTAGCGATGACATTATTCGTCATATGGTAATTAGAGAAGAAGTTTAA
- the yaaA gene encoding S4 domain-containing protein YaaA: MKQAVLIDSEFITLGKLLKHIDVISSGGMAKWYLAEHTVLLDNEIENRRGKKIYPGSVVEIPEVGSFFVQSEKETTEEEL, from the coding sequence GTGAAACAAGCCGTTTTAATTGATAGTGAATTCATTACACTGGGTAAACTTTTAAAGCATATCGATGTAATTAGCAGTGGTGGGATGGCAAAGTGGTATTTAGCTGAGCACACTGTTTTATTGGATAATGAAATTGAAAATCGTCGAGGAAAGAAAATTTACCCAGGATCAGTAGTTGAAATTCCAGAAGTCGGCAGCTTTTTTGTACAATCAGAAAAAGAGACGACCGAGGAAGAACTGTAA